A window of Panicum virgatum strain AP13 chromosome 8K, P.virgatum_v5, whole genome shotgun sequence contains these coding sequences:
- the LOC120644574 gene encoding nudix hydrolase 13, mitochondrial-like isoform X1 encodes MKDSLHRSWICLFEVLAQLARRLFLWARREKMAPPAVAAAPTTTMVCARQGRLRQRYEGCYRLVSGCIPYMLKEEGGESSSCQDVLGRLQVLMISTLKRGDLIFPKGGWEDDESIDEAACREAFEEAGVKGVISATPLGEWIFKSKSKQNSCGLQGACKGFMFGLQVTELLEIWPEQVTHGRRWVPVDEAYGLCRYDWMREALDKLKEQLLFERNFRPLPSPELVDSSSLYMVMPAAAEGTVALC; translated from the exons ATGAAGGACAGTTTGCACCGCTCTTGGATTTGTCTATTTGAG GTTCTTGCTCAGTTAGCAAGGAGATTGTTCCTGTGGGCGAGAAGAGAGAAGATGGCACCccctgcggtggcggcggcgccgacaacCACCATGGTTTGCGCAAGGCAGGGACGCCTCCGGCAGCGCTATGAAGGATGCTATCGCCTTGTCTCAGG ATGCATCCCTTACATGCTCAaagaggagggtggggaaagCAGCAGCTGCCAGGATGTGCTAGGCAGGCTGCAGGTGCTCATGATCTCGACGCTGAAGCGAGGCGATCTCATCTTCCCAAAG GGTGGATGGGAGGACGACGAGAGCATCGACGAAGCTGCGTGCCGGGAGGCCTTCGAGGAAGCCGGCGTCAAGGGCGTAATCAGC GCAACACCGCTGGGAGAATGGATCttcaagagcaagagcaagcaGAACAGCTGCGGCCTGCAAGGGGCTTGCAAGGGCTTCATGTTTGGACTCCAAGTCACGGAGCTGCTGGAGATCTGGCCTGAACAAGTCACCCATGGCAGGAGATGG GTACCAGTCGATGAGGCGTATGGTCTGTGTCGGTACGACTGGATGCGGGAAGCACTTGACAAACTGAAAGAGCAACTGCTGTTCGAGAGAAATTTCAGGCCTTTGCCATCGCCGGAGCTGGTGGACTCATCGAGCTTGTACATGGTGATGCCGGCTGCCGCTGAAGGTACTGTAGCACTGTGCTGA
- the LOC120644574 gene encoding nudix hydrolase 13, mitochondrial-like isoform X2 has protein sequence MAPPAVAAAPTTTMVCARQGRLRQRYEGCYRLVSGCIPYMLKEEGGESSSCQDVLGRLQVLMISTLKRGDLIFPKGGWEDDESIDEAACREAFEEAGVKGVISATPLGEWIFKSKSKQNSCGLQGACKGFMFGLQVTELLEIWPEQVTHGRRWVPVDEAYGLCRYDWMREALDKLKEQLLFERNFRPLPSPELVDSSSLYMVMPAAAEGTVALC, from the exons ATGGCACCccctgcggtggcggcggcgccgacaacCACCATGGTTTGCGCAAGGCAGGGACGCCTCCGGCAGCGCTATGAAGGATGCTATCGCCTTGTCTCAGG ATGCATCCCTTACATGCTCAaagaggagggtggggaaagCAGCAGCTGCCAGGATGTGCTAGGCAGGCTGCAGGTGCTCATGATCTCGACGCTGAAGCGAGGCGATCTCATCTTCCCAAAG GGTGGATGGGAGGACGACGAGAGCATCGACGAAGCTGCGTGCCGGGAGGCCTTCGAGGAAGCCGGCGTCAAGGGCGTAATCAGC GCAACACCGCTGGGAGAATGGATCttcaagagcaagagcaagcaGAACAGCTGCGGCCTGCAAGGGGCTTGCAAGGGCTTCATGTTTGGACTCCAAGTCACGGAGCTGCTGGAGATCTGGCCTGAACAAGTCACCCATGGCAGGAGATGG GTACCAGTCGATGAGGCGTATGGTCTGTGTCGGTACGACTGGATGCGGGAAGCACTTGACAAACTGAAAGAGCAACTGCTGTTCGAGAGAAATTTCAGGCCTTTGCCATCGCCGGAGCTGGTGGACTCATCGAGCTTGTACATGGTGATGCCGGCTGCCGCTGAAGGTACTGTAGCACTGTGCTGA
- the LOC120644573 gene encoding retinoblastoma-related protein 1-like yields MAAQPPPAPPAVEARFADLCKELGVGEGVAGEAAALLDEAKGALLGTPSVGGRLAKDAERLCFAFVLYCAVKLKGRKEGSRIRLCEILKGCKLKYDDFFKEMQQISLKIEKILESRYGRDWEGHLELKQLESLVNLLADASRFYRKAYNELFSSSTTDQEPGSATNTPDYFLFGWNLFLMLRSRSQELFKDLVSCIHGLVAVLAILLIHVPAKFRSFTIEGSSHLIKQSEKGADIIASLCHNYHTSEERLKEMMDKSHRAIEDFFGVKALSASKCKTENLDKIDTDGLMCFNGLIDEESFQLNLEKLEKLCDSNSWEWELDLKLFLCNDYIPSAEKSSGGSTNLGCSKRAFETLASPTKTIKNMLTVPCSPPSPVNGGSVKIVQMTPVTSAMTTAKWLREVISSLPDKPSSKLQQLLSSCDRDLTNDVTKRVSIVLEAIFPTKSAADRGGSIGLNCANAFDVPWAEARKMEASKLYYRVLEAICRAESQNSSVNNLTPLLSNERFHRCLIACSAELVLATHKTVIMMFPAVLESTGLTAFDLSKIIENFVRHEETLPRELKRHLNSLEEQLLESMAWEKGSSLYNSLIVARPSLASEINRLGLLAEPMPSLDELVERQNVLVEGLPATPSKKRAAAPDDNTDPRSPKRLCNESRNTVVERNLQTPPPKQSHIVSANLKAKCHPLQSTFASPTVSNPVGGNDKCADITVQIFFSKILKLAAIRIRNLCERIQYVEQTERVYNVFKQILDQQAALFFNRHIDQIILCCLYGVAKVCQLELSFREILNNYKSEPQCKPEVFLSIYVGTRNRNGILGSHHVDIITFYNEVFVPAAKPFLVSLIASGTRPEDKKNPNSQISGSPKPSPFPNLPDMSPKKVSSSHNVYVSPLRQTKKDLLLSPSSRSFYACIGEGTHAYQSPSKDLAAINSRLNYNGRRINTRINFDMVSDSVLAGSLGQTNGGSTSLDPAAAFSLPSKKRKPDT; encoded by the exons ATGGCCGCGCagcccccgccggcgcctcccGCCGTTGAGGCTCGCTTCGCGGATCTCTGCAAG GAGCTGGGAGTGGGCgagggcgtcgccggcgaggccgcggcgctgCTGGATGAGGCGAAGGGCGCGCTCCTCGGGACGCCTTCTGTTGGAGGCAGATTG GCTAAGGATGCGGAGAGGCTGTGCTTCGCATTCGTGCTGTACTGCGCGGTGAAGCTGAAGGGGCGGAAGGAGGGCTCTAGGATAAGGCTGTGTGAGATCTTGAAGGGCTGTAAGCTCAA GTATGACGATTTCTTCAAGGAAATGCAGCAGATTAGTCTGAAGATTGAGAAGATCTTAGAGAGTCGTTATGGCCGGGACTGGGAGGGTCATCTTGAG CTAAAGCAGTTGGAGAGTTTGGTAAATCTGCTGGCCGATGCAAGCAG GTTTTATCGTAAGGCATATAATGAACTGTTCTCAAGTTCAACTACTGATCAGGAACCTGGTTCAGCAACAAACACTCCTGACTATTTTCTTTTCGGGTGGAATCTCTTCTTAATGCTTCGCTCGAGATCACAGGAATTGTTTAAGGACCTAGTATCCTGCATCCATGGATTGGTTGCTGTATTG GCCATACTTTTGATTCATGTGCCTGCCAAATTTAGGAGCTTTACAATTGAAGGCTCTTCTCACTTAA TCAAACAAAGTGAGAAAGGTGCAGATATTATTGCTTCATTATGTCATAACTATCATACTTCTGAAGAACGCTTGAAAGAAATGATGGACAAATCTCACAGGGCAATAGAGGACTTCTTCGGTGTGAAAGCACTAAGTGCTTCAAAGTGCAAAACAGAAAATTTGGATAAAATAGACACAG ATGGTCTGATGTGTTTCAATGGTCTCATTGATGAGGAGAGTTTCCAGCTAAATTTGGAAAAATTGGAGAAACTATGTGATTCCAATAGCTGGGAATGGGAGCTtgatttgaaattatttttgtGCAATGACTACATTCCCTCTGCTGAGAAATCATCTGGGGGCTCCACTAATTTAGGATGTTCAAAG CGTGCCTTTGAAACATTAGCATCACCCACAAAGACAATAAAAAACATGTTGACTGTCCCTTGTTCGCCTCCATCACCTGTCAATGGTGGTTCAGTCAAGATTGTGCAAATGACACCAGTAACTTCTGCCATGACAACAGCTAAGTGGCTTCGCGAGGTCATATCTTCATTGCCAGATAAACCTTCATCTAAGCTTCAGCAGTTGCTGTCATCATGTGATAGGGATTTGACAAATGATGTGACAAAAAGGGTCAGCATAGTTTTGGAAGCAATTTTCCCGACAAAGTCTGCTGCAGATCGGGGTGGTTCGATAGGCCTCAATTGTGCAAATGCATTTGATGTCCCTTGGGCAGAAGCAAGAAAAATGGAAGCCTCCAAGTTGTACTATAGGGTATTGGAGGCAATCTGCAGAGCTGAGTCACAGAACAGTAGTGTAAATAATCTAACTCCATTGCTGTCAAACGAGCGTTTTCACCGATGTTTGATTGCATGTTCAGCTGAGCTAGTATTGGCAACACATAAGACAGTAATCATGATGTTTCCTGCTGTTCTGGAGAGTACTGGTCTAACTGCATTTGATTTGAGCAAAATAATCGAGAACTTTGTGAGACATGAAGAGACCCTTCCAAGAGAATTGAAAAGACACTTAAATTCTTTAGAAGAACAACTTTTGGAAAGCATGGCCTGGGAGAAAGGTTCATCATTGTATAACTCACTGATTGTTGCCAGGCCATCTCTTGCTTCAGAAATAAACCGTCTTGGTCTTTTGGCTGAACCAATGCCATCTCTTGACGAGTTAGTGGAAAGGCAAAATGTTCTTGTCGAGGGCTTACCAGCTACACCATCTAAGAAACGTGCTGCTGCGCCAG ATGACAACACTGATCCTCGATCGCCAAAGAGACTGTGCAATGAATCCAGGAACACAGTAGTAGAGCGCAATTTGCAGACGCCACCACCCAAGCAAAGCCACATCGTATCGGCTAACTTGAAAGCAAAATGCCATCCACTCCAGTCCACGTTTGCAAG TCCAACTGTAAGTAACCCTGTTGGTGGGAATGACAAATGTGCTGACATAACGGTTCAGATATTCTTTTCTAAA ATTCTGAAGTTGGCTGCTATTAGAATAAGGAACTTGTGTGAAAGGATCCAATATGTGGAACAGACAGAGCGTGTCTATAATGTGTTCAAGCAGATCCTTGATCAACAGGCAGCATTGTTTTTTAATCGACACATTGATCAAATTATTCTTTGCTGCCTTTATGGTGTTGCAAAG GTTTGTCAATTAGAACTGTCATTCAGGGAGATACTCAACAATTACAAGAGCGAGCCACAATGCAAACCAGAAGTTTTTCTGAGTATCTATGTTGGGACTAGGAATCGCAATGGG ATACTAGGATCACACCATGTTGATATCATTACTTTTTACAATGAGGTGTTTGTTCCAGCAGCCAAGCCTTTCCTGGTGTCATTAATCGCTTCTGGTACTCGTCCAGAAGACAAGAAGAATCCTAATA GTCAAATTTCTGGATCACCCAAGCCATCTCCTTTCCCAAATTTACCGGACATGTCCCCCAAGAAAGTTTCTTCTTCTCATAATGTTTATGTGTCTCCTTTGCGGCAAaccaag AAGGATCTGCTGCTTTCACCAAGTTCCAGGAGTTTTTATGCATGCATTGGTGAAGGCACCCATGCTTATCAGAGCCCATCGAAAGATTTAGCTGCTATAAATAGCCGCCTAAACTA TAATGGCCGGAGAATAAACACTCGAATAAACTTCGACATGGTGAGCGACTCAGTGTTAGCTGGTAGTCTGGGCCAGACAAATGGTGGTTCTACCTCCTTGGATCCTGCAGCTGCATTTAGCCTCCCATCAAAGAAGAGAAAACCAGATACTTGA
- the LOC120644576 gene encoding uncharacterized protein LOC120644576, with protein sequence MSMAMASRAAAAALRAAAAQRYGRPSSSVLQSRSAATAAAAAAEHPEAAARKAGTGGGGGLPRGDYVPVYVALGLIALSAALGLHTARQQLAHAPNVYVDKKKREAVPEVAAPEVALDEAERFVGRSLFRKVAHVQDDRSLAGGVAAEYPTKKAVTLKDVGVETPGIEQSREGIVDRIFKKNHA encoded by the exons ATGTCCATGGCAATGGCatcccgagccgccgccgccgccctccgcgcggccgcggcgcagcGCTACGGGCGCCCCTCGTCGTCCGTCCTCCAGTCCCGctcggccgcgacggcggccgccgccgccgcggagcacccggaggcggcggcccggaaggccggcaccggcggcggcggcgggctccccCGCGGCGACTACGTGCCGGTGTACGTGGCGCTGGGCCTGATCGCGCTgtcggcggcgctggggctGCACACGGCGCGGCAGCAGCTGGCGCACGCGCCCAACGTGTACGTCGACAAGAAGAAGCGCGAGGCGGTGCccgaggtggcggcgccggaggtgGCGCTGGACGAGGCCGAGCGCTTCGTGGGGCGGTCGCTCTTCCGCAAGGTCGCGCACGTGCAGGACGACCgcagcctcgccggcggcgtcgccgccgagTACCC GACGAAGAAGGCGGTGACGCTCAAGGACGTGGGCGTGGAGACGCCGGGGAtcgagcagagcagggagggcaTCGTCGACAGGATCTTCAAGAAGAACCACGCTTAG